The following DNA comes from Gordonia zhaorongruii.
GGAGGCCGATCTCGGCGTCGCGTCGGGCAACGGCAAGGGGCAGATCTTCATCAAGGGCGAAGTGGTCAAAACCGTTCCGGAAGCGGACATCGTCGAGACGTTGATCGCCGAAGCGCTGCGTATCGCAGAGGAGTCGGGGGAAACTGAAAGTGGTTCGCCGCAGGTATCGGTGAGCTGAATCTCGGAGGTGGGACGTGCTGCGACTTCTCGGCGGACGCCCGTTGGGGGCGCGCGACACCGATGCGGTCATGCGTGCGCTCGACGCCGATCCGGTCGGGTCGTGCATGGTCGCCGCCCGCGTCGAGGCCTACGGGCTGGCGCCGCGGCTCCTCGGCGGTGAGATGTGGAGTTCGTCCACGCCCGATCGGTCGCTCTGCTTCTCCGGCGCCAACTTGATGGTGCTGAACGCGGACGCAGACGATGACGTCGACGATCTCGATTTCTTCGCGGACCGCGCCCTGTCGATGCCCCGGATGTGCACGTCGGTCGTCGGCGACGCCCCCAAGACACTCGCACTGTGGGAGCGTCTCACGCCGATGTGGGGGCCGCCGCGCGAGGTGCGGGCGGATCAGCCGCTGCTGGCGCTGAAGGGGCCGCCGGCGATCGAACCGGACCCGCTCGTCCGGTTGGTCACCCTGAACGATCTCGACGTGTACTTTCCGGCGGCAGTGGAGATGTTCCGCGGCGAGGTCGGCGCCGACCCCTGTGCGGGGGACGGCGGGCAGTCGTACCGGCGGCGTCTCGCGTCGCTGATCTCGGCGCGGCGGGTGTTCGCCCGCTTCGACGACGACCGCGTGATCTACAAGGCCGAGATCGGCTCCATGTCGCGCAAGGTGGGGCAGATCCAGGGCGTCTGGGTGGACCCCGAATGGCGCGGTCGC
Coding sequences within:
- a CDS encoding GNAT family N-acetyltransferase, which produces MLRLLGGRPLGARDTDAVMRALDADPVGSCMVAARVEAYGLAPRLLGGEMWSSSTPDRSLCFSGANLMVLNADADDDVDDLDFFADRALSMPRMCTSVVGDAPKTLALWERLTPMWGPPREVRADQPLLALKGPPAIEPDPLVRLVTLNDLDVYFPAAVEMFRGEVGADPCAGDGGQSYRRRLASLISARRVFARFDDDRVIYKAEIGSMSRKVGQIQGVWVDPEWRGRGLGAAGTAAVTAAIARQGRIASLYVNSFNSAARATYRAVGFTQVGSFATVLVD